AATCCTCATTATGATATACCATTATGCGCGGAGCACATGCTACAGTGCATAACAAAAAAAGGATAATTGCGGTTTTTTTGAAAAAACTAAATTTCATAACTCCTCAAAAGTTTAAAAAGCGATAAAAAATGTCTGTTATACATATAGATTTTTCTATTTAATGTCCATATGAAATAGATAGCCAAAATATCATTCATCTTTTACTATCAAAACATTGAACTATCATCTACGAAGACAAAATCAGTAACTCTTTGGTTACAATGAAAGAAAATGAATTTTTTGATTTTGGAACTGATTGCCAAAAGAGGCAGATGTTAAATAGATTGATTTTTTAATTTGACATTGTTCCAATGAAAAATGATATATAGGCAGGCAAAAAAACTATCATTTGTCCAATGTCAATAAGTAAGGGAAAAATTAAGGAAAATAATGGCTAAAGCAGTTCTTTTATTGGAAGACGGCTCCTTCTTCGAAGGCGAAAGCTTCGGCGCTGACGGTGAAAAAGTAGGCGAAGTAGTTTTCAACACAAGTATGACGGGTTATCAGGAAATTTTAACTGACCCTTCCTACAACGGCCAAATCGTTTGTATGACATATCCTTTAATCGGCAATTATGGAGTCAACGACGAAGATGTGGAATCGAGAAAAATCTTTCTTTCCGGCTTTATTGCAAAGGAATGTTGTCAGTATCCAAGCAACTTTCGTGCCACCAAAAGACTCGATGAATATTTAAAAGAAAATGGAATTCAAGCAATTCATCAAATCGATACACGCGCTCTTACAAAACGGCTTCGCATAAAAGGATCTCAACAGGGAATCATATCAACAGTAGATTTCAATAAAGAGAGTCTAATGGAAAAACTCAAAAAATCTCCCGGAATAGTGGGACAAGACCTTGTTAAAAATGTCACCTGCACAGAGCCCTATATTTGGGAAGAAGGAGACTGGGAGCTTGGGAAAGGATATAAGCGAATTGACGCGAAGGAAAGAACAGATTTTTTGAAGGTTGCAGCATTAGATTTTGGAATAAAATCCAACATTCTAAGAATGATGGTCTCACGCGGGCTTTCTGTGAAGGTTTTCCCCGCTTTTGCAAAATCGGATGAGATTCTACGAGAAGAGCCTGACGGAATTTTTCTTTCAAATGGTCCCGGCGACCCTGAAGGTGTGCCTTATGCCATAAAAACCGTAGAACAACTGCTTGGGAAAAAGCCGATTTTTGGAATCTGTCTCGGTCTGCAAATACTTACACTTGCTCTTGGAGGAAAAACTTACAAATTAAAATTTGGACACCATGGTGCAAATCATCCTGTAAAAGAACTTGCAACAGGAAAAGTGGAAATTACATCTCAAAATCATGGATTTGCCGCAGATATCAACACCCTGA
The genomic region above belongs to Candidatus Schekmanbacteria bacterium and contains:
- a CDS encoding carbamoyl-phosphate synthase small subunit, which encodes MAKAVLLLEDGSFFEGESFGADGEKVGEVVFNTSMTGYQEILTDPSYNGQIVCMTYPLIGNYGVNDEDVESRKIFLSGFIAKECCQYPSNFRATKRLDEYLKENGIQAIHQIDTRALTKRLRIKGSQQGIISTVDFNKESLMEKLKKSPGIVGQDLVKNVTCTEPYIWEEGDWELGKGYKRIDAKERTDFLKVAALDFGIKSNILRMMVSRGLSVKVFPAFAKSDEILREEPDGIFLSNGPGDPEGVPYAIKTVEQLLGKKPIFGICLGLQILTLALGGKTYKLKFGHHGANHPVKELATGKVEITSQNHGFAADINTLKNVTLTHLNLNDETVEGFKCTDMPAFAVQYHPEASPGPHDSRYLFDKFKELILESKKDK